Proteins encoded in a region of the Hyphomicrobiales bacterium genome:
- a CDS encoding DUF2093 domain-containing protein, with protein MNRFNIPTSGGEARIKYDHADFHVLSSGTFVRCAVTNQVIPVDDLKYWNVERQEAYVDVDASLKRHLETLKG; from the coding sequence ATGAACCGTTTTAATATACCAACCTCCGGCGGCGAGGCTCGCATAAAATACGATCACGCAGACTTTCATGTCCTGTCATCTGGCACCTTTGTACGCTGCGCTGTTACCAATCAGGTCATCCCCGTGGACGATTTGAAATATTGGAACGTCGAACGTCAGGAAGCCTATGTGGATGTGGATGCATCCCTCAAACGGCATCTTGA